The following proteins come from a genomic window of Ilumatobacter coccineus YM16-304:
- a CDS encoding cytochrome P450, producing the protein MGSTTDRDRTDATSIFDLDLPVLPADIRETDRHEASALYRSLAKEHWIAQNVFGYTVLRYDDVAAILRDKRWHNAVGKLPEMMGIDDPFFTDRPPSILAAEGDVHTRLRRLVAKAFSPREADKLRPFMREVVNELVDAVADAGRADIAVDICEPYPIPIICELLGAPRSDWQLFSRWAEDVLRIFNGTAAAELDVIKQAQIELNEYVIDMISQRRDDPRDDLITQLIAAEEEGDRLSTEELVMMVNAVIVGGTDTTRNQLGCAISVFLEHPDQWAMLAEQPELAKNAVEECMRYFGAIRGTGRFASEDIVYRDVLFPAGTFVFPSLASANHDDGVAVGDVETFDITREPVAGRMQMGFGSGIHYCLGASLARAELQEALPILAQRMPDLTAAGDIRWKPSTTAIFGPDHLPVTFRT; encoded by the coding sequence ATGGGCAGTACGACTGACAGAGATCGCACCGATGCGACCAGCATCTTCGATCTCGACCTTCCGGTGCTCCCGGCCGACATCCGCGAGACCGACCGTCACGAAGCCTCGGCGCTGTACCGATCGCTGGCGAAAGAACACTGGATCGCGCAGAACGTATTCGGATACACGGTGCTCCGCTACGACGACGTGGCAGCCATCCTGCGCGACAAGCGCTGGCACAACGCCGTGGGCAAGCTGCCCGAGATGATGGGGATCGACGACCCGTTCTTCACCGACCGTCCACCGTCGATCCTCGCCGCCGAAGGCGACGTCCACACCCGATTGCGGCGACTCGTGGCCAAGGCGTTCTCGCCGCGGGAGGCCGACAAGCTTCGGCCGTTCATGCGCGAGGTCGTGAACGAATTGGTCGATGCCGTTGCCGACGCTGGCCGTGCCGACATCGCCGTCGACATCTGCGAGCCGTACCCGATCCCGATCATCTGCGAACTGCTCGGTGCTCCCCGCTCCGACTGGCAGCTCTTCTCCCGCTGGGCCGAAGACGTCCTGCGCATCTTCAACGGCACCGCGGCGGCTGAACTCGACGTCATCAAGCAGGCTCAGATCGAACTCAACGAGTACGTCATCGACATGATCTCGCAGCGTCGAGACGACCCGCGTGACGATCTCATCACCCAGCTGATCGCTGCGGAGGAGGAAGGCGACCGGCTCTCGACCGAAGAGTTGGTGATGATGGTCAACGCGGTGATCGTCGGCGGCACCGACACCACTCGCAACCAACTCGGCTGCGCCATCAGCGTCTTCCTCGAACACCCCGACCAGTGGGCGATGCTGGCCGAGCAGCCCGAACTCGCGAAGAACGCCGTCGAGGAATGCATGCGCTATTTCGGGGCGATTCGAGGCACCGGCCGGTTCGCGAGCGAAGACATCGTCTACCGCGACGTGCTCTTCCCCGCCGGCACGTTCGTGTTCCCGTCGCTGGCCTCGGCGAACCACGACGACGGTGTCGCCGTCGGCGACGTCGAGACGTTCGACATCACTCGCGAACCCGTTGCCGGACGGATGCAGATGGGCTTCGGATCGGGCATCCACTACTGCCTCGGTGCGTCGCTCGCACGGGCCGAGCTGCAAGAGGCGCTGCCGATCCTCGCTCAGCGGATGCCCGACCTCACCGCGGCCGGCGACATCAGGTGGAAACCGTCGACCACCGCGATCTTCGGCCCCGACCACCTGCCGGTCACCTTCCGGACCTGA
- the ald gene encoding alanine dehydrogenase: protein MSNATTTPAISTVGVPREVKNSEHRVAMTPDGVRELDRAGVAVMVETGAGDGASISDDDYVTAGATIVPTAADVWAQQMVVKVKEPKPEEFEYLREDLTLFTYLHLAAYPAVAEALLAAKTTSVAYETVQLSDGSLPLLAPMSEVAGRLAPQMGAHFLERHKGGRGVLMGGVPGVSPAKVVVLGAGNVGWSSAVIAAGMEAEVTVLDKNLERLRYVDQIHKGRISTLASNQGSIERTVAEADLVIGAVLVAGGRAPVVVSDDLVRSMKPRAVIVDVAVDQGGCIATTRETTHEDPVYELHGVVHYAVGNMPGAVPHTSTYALTNATLPYQLDVAVHGALGAARRSASIAHGLNTVGGHHANAIVAESLGATAVDPLA, encoded by the coding sequence ATGTCGAACGCGACCACCACCCCGGCCATCTCCACCGTGGGCGTACCCCGCGAAGTCAAGAACTCCGAACACCGCGTGGCGATGACGCCCGACGGCGTGCGCGAACTCGATCGCGCCGGCGTGGCCGTCATGGTCGAGACCGGCGCCGGCGACGGGGCGTCGATCAGTGACGACGACTACGTCACAGCGGGAGCCACCATCGTGCCGACCGCAGCCGACGTCTGGGCACAGCAGATGGTCGTCAAGGTCAAAGAACCCAAGCCGGAGGAGTTCGAGTACCTCCGCGAGGACCTCACGCTCTTCACCTACCTCCACCTCGCCGCGTACCCCGCCGTCGCCGAGGCGCTGCTCGCAGCCAAGACCACCAGCGTCGCCTACGAGACCGTGCAACTCAGCGACGGCTCGCTGCCACTGCTCGCCCCGATGAGCGAGGTCGCCGGACGACTCGCCCCACAGATGGGCGCTCACTTCCTCGAGCGGCACAAGGGCGGACGCGGCGTGCTGATGGGCGGCGTACCCGGCGTGTCACCGGCAAAGGTCGTCGTGCTCGGCGCGGGCAACGTCGGATGGAGTTCGGCCGTCATCGCAGCGGGCATGGAAGCCGAGGTGACCGTGCTCGACAAGAACCTCGAGCGCCTCCGCTACGTCGACCAGATCCACAAGGGTCGCATCTCGACGCTCGCCTCCAACCAGGGCTCGATCGAACGCACCGTCGCCGAAGCAGACCTCGTCATCGGCGCCGTGCTCGTCGCCGGAGGACGCGCCCCGGTCGTGGTGAGCGACGACCTCGTCCGCTCCATGAAACCGCGAGCGGTCATCGTCGACGTCGCCGTCGACCAGGGCGGCTGCATCGCCACCACCCGCGAGACCACGCACGAGGATCCGGTGTACGAACTGCACGGCGTGGTGCACTACGCCGTCGGCAACATGCCCGGCGCCGTGCCGCACACCAGCACCTACGCCCTGACCAACGCGACGCTCCCCTACCAACTCGACGTCGCCGTCCACGGCGCACTCGGTGCGGCCCGACGCAGCGCGTCGATCGCCCACGGCCTCAACACCGTCGGCGGCCACCACGCCAACGCGATCGTCGCCGAATCCCTTGGCGCCACCGCCGTCGACCCCCTCGCCTGA
- a CDS encoding Lrp/AsnC family transcriptional regulator → MDSSVIDPVDARIIDILRHDGRMSWRELSERIHLAPSSVAERVRRLELRGVITGYSARVDPVALGRTVRAVIDVSLGPGDAADDFEERLRERDEVVMAAYVTGSADYTIVAECVGAEGLDAFVRWVRADHAVARTESKLMLRSIVG, encoded by the coding sequence GTGGATTCATCGGTCATCGACCCCGTCGACGCTCGAATCATCGACATTCTGCGCCACGACGGTCGAATGTCTTGGAGAGAGCTGTCTGAGCGGATCCATCTGGCGCCGAGCTCGGTGGCCGAGCGCGTGCGCCGCTTGGAGTTGCGCGGCGTCATCACGGGCTATTCGGCACGGGTCGATCCGGTCGCGCTCGGCCGCACGGTGCGGGCGGTCATCGACGTGAGCCTCGGGCCCGGTGACGCTGCTGACGATTTCGAGGAGCGGTTGCGTGAACGCGACGAGGTGGTGATGGCCGCGTACGTCACCGGTTCGGCCGACTACACGATCGTCGCGGAGTGCGTCGGTGCCGAGGGGCTCGACGCGTTCGTCCGCTGGGTTCGCGCCGACCACGCTGTGGCGCGCACCGAGAGCAAGCTGATGTTGCGCTCGATTGTCGGCTGA
- a CDS encoding J domain-containing protein, whose product MVTSRNHYAVLGVGQEASIETVREAYRRLAREYHPDRTMGSAAGSDKMPAINEAYRVLSDPARRAVYDASLRSGTASPSAPSGSTTTSAADFDPRRDGPGDEAMREWRYQHPEGPARVPWRMLTICSAIAIVVIVVLAQFGDPGEPGAPDGVLRNGDCVEILPNTDAREVACQGEGDLVVRQFIAFDRQCSNGWTPHRDRQGMGVACIEPRPPETG is encoded by the coding sequence ATGGTGACGAGTCGAAATCATTACGCCGTCCTCGGAGTCGGCCAGGAGGCGTCGATCGAGACGGTCCGTGAGGCGTACCGTCGGCTCGCTCGCGAGTATCACCCCGACCGCACGATGGGGTCTGCGGCGGGGTCGGACAAGATGCCGGCCATCAACGAGGCGTACCGGGTGCTGTCGGACCCGGCTCGCCGAGCGGTCTACGACGCATCGCTGCGCTCGGGGACGGCGTCGCCCAGCGCCCCGTCCGGTTCCACGACCACCTCGGCGGCCGATTTCGATCCGCGACGTGACGGTCCGGGCGACGAAGCGATGCGTGAGTGGCGCTATCAGCATCCCGAGGGGCCGGCTCGTGTGCCGTGGCGGATGCTGACGATCTGCAGCGCGATCGCGATCGTGGTGATCGTGGTGCTCGCCCAGTTCGGCGACCCCGGTGAGCCCGGCGCCCCCGACGGCGTGCTGCGCAACGGCGATTGCGTCGAGATCCTGCCCAACACCGACGCCCGTGAGGTCGCGTGTCAGGGCGAGGGCGATCTGGTGGTACGTCAGTTCATCGCGTTCGACCGCCAGTGTTCGAACGGGTGGACGCCGCACCGCGATCGGCAGGGCATGGGCGTGGCCTGCATCGAGCCCCGCCCTCCCGAAACCGGCTGA
- a CDS encoding WhiB family transcriptional regulator → MHTTPAGLDPDIAFEPLPVRRARCADGAGTLAPLFFSDDDMDIARAKAVCSSCALREECLQNAIARREAYGVWGGVLLIDGEPTRFARRRGRPARDRIEIAAEEVPIPAHLVA, encoded by the coding sequence GTGCACACGACACCCGCAGGCCTCGACCCAGACATCGCCTTCGAACCACTCCCCGTCCGCCGGGCTCGCTGCGCCGATGGCGCCGGCACGTTGGCACCACTGTTCTTCTCCGACGACGACATGGACATCGCCCGCGCCAAGGCCGTCTGCTCGTCGTGCGCGCTGCGCGAAGAGTGTCTCCAGAACGCCATCGCTCGCCGCGAGGCGTACGGCGTGTGGGGCGGCGTGCTGCTGATCGACGGCGAGCCGACCCGCTTCGCGCGACGCCGCGGACGCCCGGCTCGCGACCGCATCGAGATCGCTGCCGAAGAAGTTCCCATCCCCGCGCACTTGGTTGCCTGA
- a CDS encoding SRPBCC family protein, whose amino-acid sequence MEIVRRLVAPCTPARLFAHVDDLSRYPAWMDLVHAVERESADDAWDVELRATVGPFARSKRLRMERTELVPDRVAVFERAESDGRNHSPWMLRAELAPIEPSPNGAAQTELTMTLRYGGNLWTGAVLQRVLDDKVAAGSAALLALVTAESRPS is encoded by the coding sequence ATGGAGATCGTTCGTCGGCTCGTCGCCCCGTGCACTCCGGCTCGCCTCTTCGCGCACGTCGACGACCTGTCGCGCTATCCGGCGTGGATGGACCTCGTCCACGCCGTCGAACGTGAATCGGCTGACGATGCCTGGGACGTCGAACTCCGCGCCACCGTCGGTCCGTTCGCCCGATCGAAACGGCTCCGCATGGAACGCACCGAACTGGTGCCCGACCGTGTCGCCGTGTTCGAGCGAGCGGAGTCCGACGGGCGCAACCATTCGCCGTGGATGCTCCGAGCCGAACTCGCACCGATCGAGCCCAGCCCGAACGGTGCCGCGCAGACCGAACTCACCATGACGCTGCGCTACGGCGGCAACCTCTGGACCGGCGCCGTGCTGCAACGCGTGCTCGACGACAAGGTCGCCGCCGGGAGCGCCGCACTGCTCGCTCTCGTCACCGCCGAGTCGCGACCGAGCTGA
- a CDS encoding alpha/beta fold hydrolase, which produces MTTPTEFPEPTMIAVNGVELEVFEAGREHLGNPIVLCHGWPEHAYSWRHQMPALAAAGYHVIVPNQRGYGNSSRPDDVTEYDIEHLSGDLVGLLDHFGYDDAVFVGHDWGAMVVWWLTLLHPSRVSRLVNLSVPYQPRGEQPWIEWMDAVFGGDFYFVHFNRQPGVADAVMDEHAPRFLRNLYRKNLPHVAPEPGMMMINLARAESPAGEPIMSDDDLAVFVSAFESTGFTSSVNWYRNLDRNWHLLADVDPIIRQPALMIHGAHDMVAPLENLSDFVPDADVITLDCGHWIQQEQPDETTRAILTWLDAQGASAAT; this is translated from the coding sequence ATGACCACCCCAACCGAGTTTCCCGAACCCACGATGATCGCCGTCAACGGCGTCGAACTCGAAGTGTTCGAAGCAGGTCGCGAGCACCTGGGCAACCCCATCGTGTTGTGCCACGGCTGGCCGGAGCACGCCTACTCCTGGCGCCACCAGATGCCCGCCCTCGCCGCCGCCGGCTACCACGTCATCGTCCCGAACCAGCGCGGCTACGGCAACTCGTCTCGTCCCGACGACGTGACCGAGTACGACATCGAACACCTCTCGGGTGACCTCGTCGGTCTGCTCGATCACTTCGGGTACGACGACGCGGTGTTCGTCGGCCACGACTGGGGCGCGATGGTCGTCTGGTGGCTGACCCTGCTGCACCCGAGCCGTGTCAGTCGGCTGGTCAACCTGAGCGTGCCGTACCAACCTCGGGGCGAACAGCCGTGGATCGAGTGGATGGACGCCGTGTTCGGCGGCGACTTCTACTTCGTTCACTTCAACCGACAGCCAGGTGTCGCCGACGCCGTCATGGACGAACACGCGCCACGGTTCCTGCGCAACCTGTACCGCAAGAATCTGCCCCACGTCGCGCCGGAGCCGGGGATGATGATGATCAATCTGGCCAGAGCCGAGTCGCCCGCCGGCGAACCGATCATGAGCGACGACGACCTGGCCGTGTTCGTCTCGGCGTTCGAGTCGACGGGGTTCACGAGCAGCGTCAACTGGTACCGCAACCTCGACCGCAACTGGCACCTGTTGGCCGATGTCGACCCGATCATCCGACAGCCCGCGCTCATGATCCACGGCGCACACGACATGGTGGCGCCACTCGAGAACCTCAGCGACTTCGTTCCCGACGCCGACGTGATCACCTTGGACTGCGGTCACTGGATCCAGCAGGAGCAGCCGGACGAGACGACACGGGCGATCCTGACCTGGCTCGACGCCCAGGGAGCTTCCGCGGCCACGTGA
- a CDS encoding helix-turn-helix transcriptional regulator — MPNDPTGRALQLLSLLQTHRLWRGAELAERLEVTERTVRRDIDRLRDLGYPVDATTGVDGGYRLATGAHMPPLVFDDDEAVAVAVGLRTAAGAAIGGMDESSLRALTKIEQLLPDRLRRRVSALHTSVASMRWAADDGVVDADTLSVLAVACRDGEEVRFDYRRRDGHDSQRLVEPHRLVAADRRWYLVAWDLRRNDWRTFRLDRLGDARLAGGRFTPRDIPGGDAVRFLENTLGPRARLHEATIAVHAPLDQATDVLQWVDHTIEHTEAETCVVRIRGEDLGRLTMTVARIALTMPVDVIEPDELAGAVARLSANLSANPTANLSGDVTTAPSHRSGR, encoded by the coding sequence ATGCCGAACGACCCGACCGGGCGGGCCCTGCAGCTCCTGTCGCTCCTGCAGACGCACCGGCTGTGGCGGGGCGCCGAACTCGCCGAGCGCCTCGAGGTGACGGAGCGGACGGTGCGCCGTGACATCGATCGCCTGCGCGACCTCGGCTATCCCGTCGATGCGACGACGGGTGTCGACGGGGGATACCGCCTCGCGACCGGGGCGCACATGCCCCCGCTGGTGTTCGACGACGACGAAGCCGTCGCGGTCGCCGTCGGGCTGCGCACGGCCGCAGGGGCGGCGATCGGTGGCATGGACGAATCGTCGCTACGAGCGCTGACGAAGATCGAGCAACTGTTGCCCGACCGTCTGCGACGCCGGGTGTCGGCGCTGCACACGAGCGTCGCGTCGATGCGGTGGGCGGCCGACGACGGTGTCGTCGACGCCGACACGCTCAGCGTGCTCGCCGTGGCGTGTCGGGACGGCGAGGAGGTGCGTTTCGACTATCGGCGTCGTGACGGACACGACAGCCAACGCCTCGTCGAGCCGCATCGACTCGTCGCGGCCGATCGGCGCTGGTACCTCGTGGCGTGGGATCTGCGTCGCAACGACTGGCGCACGTTCCGGCTCGATCGGCTCGGCGACGCACGGCTCGCCGGCGGCCGTTTCACCCCACGCGACATCCCGGGCGGCGACGCCGTGCGCTTTCTCGAGAACACGCTTGGCCCACGAGCCCGTCTCCACGAAGCGACGATCGCCGTCCATGCGCCGCTCGACCAGGCCACCGACGTGCTCCAATGGGTCGATCACACGATCGAACACACCGAGGCGGAGACCTGTGTGGTCCGCATTCGCGGTGAGGACCTCGGCCGCCTCACCATGACGGTCGCCCGCATCGCGCTCACCATGCCGGTCGACGTCATCGAACCGGACGAACTCGCCGGCGCCGTCGCGCGTCTCTCCGCGAACCTCTCCGCGAATCCCACCGCGAATCTCTCTGGCGACGTCACCACGGCGCCATCCCACCGGTCGGGCCGATGA
- a CDS encoding GNAT family N-acetyltransferase: MTARADGASDADAVFDRAAAFVAEMWRHHGPSSEMHVGDLAWGTFGRWPSRLGAVRLWSDGAGRPQALTMYDGTRVCDLVVRPGRAGTEAAEQAVDWAERVCAATATGGESVDLRVGRRVQSPEVVDLLDARGFRRDATGVPAMSRAIAAADVDVPVIADGYSIRPLHPDDLVSRVHAFNGAFPGEALRVDAYRALRGCRVYDPRLDVVAVSPASEVVAFATLWLDTHNGVVQIEPAGCHPDHRRLGLTRAVILHALRRSVESGATSALVRHVSTNTAARALYESCGFTTVCEATGFTKTLRPAAVG; the protein is encoded by the coding sequence ATGACCGCGCGAGCCGATGGCGCGAGCGACGCCGACGCCGTCTTCGATCGGGCGGCTGCCTTCGTGGCCGAGATGTGGCGCCACCACGGACCCAGCTCCGAGATGCACGTCGGCGATCTCGCCTGGGGCACCTTCGGCCGCTGGCCGAGCCGACTCGGAGCAGTGCGTCTGTGGTCGGACGGCGCAGGTCGACCGCAGGCGCTCACCATGTACGACGGCACACGCGTCTGCGACCTGGTGGTGCGCCCCGGACGGGCGGGCACGGAGGCAGCCGAGCAGGCGGTGGACTGGGCCGAGCGGGTCTGCGCAGCGACGGCGACCGGTGGCGAGTCGGTCGACCTCCGGGTGGGGCGACGGGTGCAGTCGCCCGAGGTCGTCGACCTCCTCGACGCCAGGGGCTTTCGACGCGACGCCACCGGTGTCCCGGCGATGAGTCGAGCGATTGCGGCCGCCGACGTCGACGTTCCCGTCATCGCCGACGGGTATTCGATCCGGCCACTCCACCCCGACGATCTCGTCTCGCGCGTCCATGCGTTCAACGGGGCGTTCCCCGGAGAAGCACTCCGTGTCGACGCCTACCGAGCGCTACGAGGTTGTCGGGTGTACGACCCGCGCCTCGACGTGGTCGCCGTCTCGCCCGCGTCGGAGGTCGTCGCCTTCGCGACGCTCTGGCTCGACACGCACAACGGCGTCGTCCAGATCGAACCAGCGGGTTGCCATCCCGATCACCGGCGCCTCGGCCTCACCCGGGCCGTGATCCTCCACGCCCTTCGCCGATCGGTCGAATCGGGCGCCACGAGCGCCCTCGTCCGCCACGTCAGCACCAACACCGCGGCCCGAGCGCTCTACGAATCGTGCGGGTTCACCACCGTGTGCGAGGCCACCGGCTTCACCAAGACGCTTCGACCGGCCGCCGTCGGATAG
- a CDS encoding ABC transporter ATP-binding protein has protein sequence MLIGFCARLTTWLAVHVTTPVDNSTAALRVADIVVKRDGVLIIDRISLEVESDQRWVILGANGSGKTTLMRIMAMYDHPMSGTVEVLGQRLGQTDVRELRRNIGYASAALAAQLRQDIVAHDVVRTARHAALEPWWHRYDDADDARADECLDTMHVGHLSDRRFGTLSSGEQQRVLLARTLMNDPAVVLLDEPSARLDLGGREELVATLAGLAQNTDAPPFVMVTHHVDEIPPGVTHLAMIRDGQLMTAGPIDDTLTAPALSECFGLDLHLDRRADGRYAAWAPR, from the coding sequence ATGCTGATCGGTTTCTGTGCACGTCTCACGACGTGGTTGGCTGTGCACGTGACCACCCCCGTCGACAACTCAACGGCAGCGCTTCGCGTGGCCGACATCGTCGTGAAACGTGACGGCGTCTTGATCATCGACAGAATCTCCCTTGAAGTTGAATCGGATCAGCGCTGGGTGATTCTCGGGGCCAACGGTTCGGGCAAGACGACGCTCATGCGGATCATGGCGATGTACGACCATCCGATGTCGGGGACGGTCGAAGTGCTCGGTCAGCGGCTCGGTCAGACCGACGTGCGCGAACTGCGCCGCAACATCGGCTACGCGTCCGCGGCGCTCGCAGCACAGCTCCGTCAGGACATCGTCGCCCACGACGTCGTGCGCACCGCCCGCCACGCCGCGCTCGAGCCCTGGTGGCATCGCTACGACGACGCCGACGACGCCCGCGCCGACGAGTGCCTCGACACGATGCACGTGGGCCACCTGAGCGACCGGCGCTTCGGAACGTTGTCGTCGGGCGAGCAGCAGCGGGTACTCCTCGCGCGCACCCTGATGAACGACCCGGCGGTGGTGTTGCTCGACGAACCGTCGGCGCGGCTCGATCTCGGTGGCCGCGAGGAGTTGGTGGCCACGCTCGCCGGGCTCGCTCAGAACACCGACGCCCCGCCCTTCGTGATGGTCACGCACCACGTCGACGAGATTCCACCCGGCGTCACCCATCTGGCCATGATCCGCGACGGCCAGCTCATGACCGCCGGCCCGATCGACGACACACTCACCGCGCCGGCGCTCAGCGAGTGTTTCGGCCTCGACCTCCACCTCGACCGCCGCGCCGACGGTCGATACGCAGCCTGGGCACCCCGCTGA
- a CDS encoding peptidoglycan DD-metalloendopeptidase family protein: MLLLAVACGIGVAPGLGLAQSETPAEQAAREIQEARDRANAAAEAFFAAESTLDLLEEELIGLEREEEVLQEEVTALRREVESVALSRFVASGTSGIPLLTEVSAPQDQIQAEVFVDVLTNTGADVIDQFDAAEKALVGLQDQVVERRADVEAQREEHARLRDAANDEVVRLREIEEERLEDEAVQKALAAQLAKERARIVEEARLEAEAAARAQPNPGLVVPPTTVPPTTTVPADGDDAAASGPAGDDTDGTTTDDAPVDTTPETTSPPVSTLPENSGASGGESGGRTGVGGAGSSPTPVIVGSGDGGMYIDAIVCPILGSAFADTWGAPRSGGRRHVGVDMIAPRGVPIYAVVSGYVTFKANRLGGNAASLVGDNGNRYYYGHMDSYNGVSRRVTQGEIIAYNGDTGNAKYSTPHLHFELRPGGGVNVNPYPSVLAAGC; encoded by the coding sequence GTGTTGCTGCTCGCGGTCGCCTGCGGCATCGGTGTGGCACCCGGTCTCGGGCTCGCACAGAGCGAGACTCCCGCCGAGCAGGCCGCTCGCGAGATCCAAGAAGCGCGCGATCGCGCCAACGCGGCTGCCGAAGCGTTCTTCGCTGCCGAGTCGACGCTCGACCTGCTCGAAGAAGAACTCATCGGTCTCGAACGCGAAGAAGAGGTGTTGCAGGAAGAAGTCACGGCACTGCGCCGTGAAGTCGAGTCCGTCGCCCTGTCGCGTTTCGTTGCGAGCGGAACCAGCGGCATCCCGCTGCTCACCGAGGTGAGCGCGCCGCAAGACCAGATCCAGGCCGAGGTGTTCGTCGACGTGCTGACCAACACCGGCGCCGACGTGATCGACCAGTTCGACGCTGCCGAGAAGGCGCTGGTCGGATTGCAGGACCAGGTGGTCGAGCGGCGTGCCGACGTCGAGGCCCAACGTGAAGAACACGCTCGCCTGCGCGACGCTGCGAACGACGAAGTGGTCCGGTTGCGCGAGATCGAAGAAGAACGACTCGAAGACGAAGCCGTGCAGAAGGCACTCGCCGCGCAGTTGGCGAAGGAACGGGCACGCATCGTCGAAGAGGCCCGCCTCGAAGCGGAAGCCGCCGCCCGGGCACAGCCGAATCCGGGTCTCGTCGTGCCACCCACGACGGTGCCTCCCACCACCACGGTGCCCGCCGACGGAGACGACGCTGCGGCATCGGGCCCGGCCGGCGACGACACCGACGGCACCACCACCGACGACGCTCCCGTCGACACGACCCCCGAGACGACGTCTCCGCCCGTGTCGACGCTGCCCGAGAACTCGGGCGCATCGGGCGGCGAGAGCGGCGGACGAACCGGTGTGGGCGGAGCGGGCAGCAGCCCGACCCCGGTCATCGTCGGAAGCGGTGACGGTGGGATGTACATCGACGCGATCGTGTGTCCGATCCTCGGCTCGGCGTTCGCCGACACCTGGGGCGCACCTCGCTCGGGCGGTCGACGCCACGTCGGCGTCGACATGATCGCTCCTCGCGGCGTGCCGATCTACGCCGTCGTGTCCGGCTACGTCACGTTCAAGGCCAACCGTCTCGGCGGCAACGCCGCATCGCTCGTCGGTGACAACGGCAACCGCTACTACTACGGCCACATGGACAGCTACAACGGCGTGAGCCGACGGGTGACACAGGGCGAGATCATCGCCTACAACGGCGACACCGGAAACGCGAAGTACTCCACGCCGCACCTGCACTTCGAACTGCGACCCGGGGGCGGCGTCAACGTCAACCCGTACCCGTCAGTTCTCGCCGCGGGCTGCTGA
- a CDS encoding phosphotransferase family protein — MSTGDLDDTIAEFAATLSASLDGATIDRLTRLSGGASRETWRFSADGTDLIAQRQRPGDIREMLHEAAVVRAAGDAGVPVPKLLHAERQDDGAAFMILEAIDGETIARKIQRDDEYRDARQVFARQCGSALARIHAIDHATLDGLEPVDPIAFYTDVIDELGQPHPVLELVRRWLIDHRPETSTQCLVHGDFRLGNIIVGSEGLRAVIDWELAHLGDPMEDLGWLCVKAWRFGGAPPVAGLGEYDELFDAYQAASGIEIDPDVVRWWEVLGTWKWGIMCISQASAHLNGAVRSHELAAIGRRVCENEHDLFLALEGRW, encoded by the coding sequence ATGAGCACCGGTGACCTCGATGACACGATCGCTGAGTTCGCCGCCACGCTGTCGGCATCGCTCGATGGCGCAACCATCGATCGGCTGACCCGGCTGTCGGGTGGCGCTTCCCGTGAGACCTGGCGGTTCTCGGCCGACGGCACCGATCTGATCGCTCAACGCCAACGCCCCGGCGACATCCGCGAGATGCTCCACGAGGCGGCCGTCGTTCGCGCCGCCGGCGACGCTGGTGTGCCGGTGCCGAAGCTGCTCCACGCCGAGCGACAAGACGACGGTGCGGCGTTCATGATCCTCGAAGCGATCGACGGCGAGACCATCGCCCGCAAGATCCAGCGCGACGACGAGTACCGCGACGCGCGACAGGTCTTTGCTCGGCAGTGCGGCTCCGCACTCGCCAGAATCCACGCGATCGACCACGCCACGCTCGACGGGCTCGAACCGGTCGATCCGATCGCGTTCTACACCGACGTCATCGACGAACTCGGCCAGCCGCACCCCGTGCTCGAACTCGTGCGTCGATGGCTCATCGACCATCGGCCCGAGACGTCGACGCAGTGTCTCGTTCACGGCGACTTCCGGCTCGGCAACATCATCGTCGGCTCCGAAGGGCTGCGTGCCGTGATCGACTGGGAACTCGCGCACCTCGGCGATCCGATGGAGGATCTCGGTTGGCTCTGTGTCAAGGCGTGGCGCTTCGGTGGGGCCCCGCCCGTCGCCGGACTCGGTGAGTACGACGAGCTCTTCGACGCCTATCAGGCTGCGAGCGGCATCGAGATCGACCCGGACGTCGTGCGGTGGTGGGAAGTCCTCGGCACCTGGAAGTGGGGAATCATGTGCATCTCGCAAGCATCAGCGCACCTCAACGGCGCCGTCAGGAGCCACGAGCTGGCTGCCATCGGCCGTCGGGTGTGCGAGAACGAACACGACCTCTTCCTCGCACTGGAGGGCCGCTGGTGA